Below is a genomic region from Arcanobacterium haemolyticum DSM 20595.
TTTCTTCAGGAGAAGCCACTTGTTCAATCTTCCCGTTATTCATCACGAGCACGCGATCAGACAACGTCATGGCTTCAGACTGATCGTGGGTCACATAAAGTGAAGTGATTCCCAGCCGGCGTTGCATCTGCCGCAACTCCATCCGCATCCGCTCACGAAGTTTCGCATCCAGGTTCGATAACGGCTCATCGAACAGCAACACTTTTGGCTGCATAACAATCGCACGCGCCAGTGCCACACGCTGCTGCTGGCCACCAGAAAGCTGAGACGGCGCACGATCCTGCAAACCAGTCAAACTCATCGACGCCAGCACAGCATCCACTGCCGAATCCATCTCGGGGCGCTTCATTTTCTTAATCTTCAAGCCGTATTCGATATTCTCCCGGACACTCAAATGCGGGAAGAGCGCGTAAGACTGGAATACCATAGTCATTGGCCGCTTCTCCGGAGTCACAGCCACGATGTCCTTGCCATCGAGTTCGATAGCACCAGACGAAGGCGTTTCGAAACCGGCAACCATGCGCAACGTCGTCGTCTTTCCACAACCAGAAGGACCAAGCAAGGTCAGAAACTCGCCCGGCTCAATCTCAATGTTTACGTCATCAACCGCGCGGAAAACGCCGTGATCCGTGGGGAATTCCTTGATAATGTCCCGTAAGACCACGCGTCCTTGCGGGCCTGTAGGTGACGTCATTTTCTTATTCATGAGGAGTCTTCTTTCTCAACTAAAGCAGGTAACTAAAGGCAAATGTTAGAGGTGCGTAACGTTATGCAACCACACGCGGGCACAACAGCAATCAGTGCTGTTTTCCGCGAGCCAGTTTCTTCTTGAGCTTGGTCCAACCATCGCCCATGATCAGTTCGATAATTCCGATCACCATGATCACGATCAGGAACAAGACCATGGAAAATGCGAACGCGTTTCCGAATCGGCCGGCATCAACTTCGGCCAGGATTTTCTTGGTCATGATTTGAACGTCTGGGGTGGCCAGGAAAATAACAGGGGAGAGGGTTGTCATGGCTCGCGCGAACGCGTAGATCAAACCAGCCGCGAGCGCCGGTTTAATCAGCGGCAATGTGACTTTGCGGAAGGTCTTGAACGAATCGGCGCCAAGGGATGCGGAGGCTTCTTCGATGGACGGCGAGATTTGTTGCAAGGTGGCGATCGCGGTGCGTTGGCCGGATGGCACGGAACGGATCACGTACACCATGATGATGGCGATTGCGCCGCCGAAGATGGCCGCGCCGCCGCCCAGCACGGGGAGCCACATGCGCCCGCCGAAGATCACCGGGTTGTTGAACGTGATCGCGTACCCTAAACCAACA
It encodes:
- a CDS encoding ABC transporter ATP-binding protein yields the protein MNKKMTSPTGPQGRVVLRDIIKEFPTDHGVFRAVDDVNIEIEPGEFLTLLGPSGCGKTTTLRMVAGFETPSSGAIELDGKDIVAVTPEKRPMTMVFQSYALFPHLSVRENIEYGLKIKKMKRPEMDSAVDAVLASMSLTGLQDRAPSQLSGGQQQRVALARAIVMQPKVLLFDEPLSNLDAKLRERMRMELRQMQRRLGITSLYVTHDQSEAMTLSDRVLVMNNGKIEQVASPEEIYRHPATVFVADFIGRANFLPCDVLERGTDQVRVNVLHEELTIPAHSSVAGSDDTVVLVRPESMRLVGLADSDPRAIAGRTVRVLSTVFFGDHVEYEVESESGTIVVIESDPDIDKIAAEGDWAKISFDPRKAWALPAA